A genomic segment from Nicotiana tabacum cultivar K326 chromosome 7, ASM71507v2, whole genome shotgun sequence encodes:
- the LOC107830275 gene encoding proteasome subunit beta type-6-like → MCIFIIDSDESHPSKTTTTTIVGVTYDGGVILGSTDIITQLTANVFLCHCALGADTQVLLEDARNFLDQETTATVAAEIVGMVLSAYDINNKKNMLQTGVLLGGWDKNGGGKIYEIGFSGVVMEKSNFGVGGYGAVDLNDFLEKEWKKGMTEEEAEQLVVKALSLNTNINSACGGQTASVNSKGFTTAFHPYGTLPIKAEKLELEHMNEKYVGKLELENVNEKPLLECIRAHLLLLLNINEGL, encoded by the coding sequence AtgtgcatcttcatcattgattcCGACGAGTCCCACCCGTCAaaaaccaccaccaccaccatcgtCGGCGTCACTTACGACGGCGGCGTCATTCTTGGCTCCACTGACATAATCACACAGCTGACTGCGAATGTTTTCTTGTGTCACTGTGCACTTGGAGCAGATACACAAGTCCTTTTAGAAGATGCTCGCAACTTTCTTGATCAAGAAACTACTGCTACGGTTGCGGCCGAGATTGTTGGTATGGTATTATCTGCATATGACATTAACAACAAGAAAAATATGTTACAAACTGGTGTGCTACTTGGTGGATGGGACAAGAATGGAGGAGGTAAAATATATGAGATAGGTTTTAGTGGTGTGGTAATGGAGAAGTCAAATTTTGGTGTAGGGGGGTATGGGGCTGTTGATTTGAATGATTTCTTGGAGAAAGAATGGAAGAAAGGAATGACTGAAGAAGAAGCTGAGCAATTGGTGGTGAAAGCATTGTCATTAAACACCAATATTAACAGTGCCTGTGGTGGTCAAACTGCGAGTGTAAACTCAAAAGGGTTCACGACAGCTTTTCACCCTTATGGTACACTTCCTATTAAGGCAGAGAAGTTGGAATTGGAGCATATGAATGAGAAGTACGTAGGAAAGTTGGAATTGGAGAATGTGAATGAGAAGCCATTGCTCGAATGTATACGtgcacatttacttttgttgCTGAACATCAATGAGGGTCTCTAG